Proteins co-encoded in one Pedosphaera parvula Ellin514 genomic window:
- a CDS encoding sensor histidine kinase, whose amino-acid sequence MVGHRLDGEPLPAEVSLSQYEINGKHYLLVNIVDITARKHAEAEINRLNVDLEKRVTERTAELAAANRELETFSYSASHDLRSPLRTIDGFSKLLKEEYAARLDSEACDYLNYICTAAERMDLLIRGLLNLSHITRSRIQRRPVDLSAMANTIARELQESEPQRVARFVIAPGLSAEGDPDLLRSVLQNLLGNAWKYTSKHRQARIEFGTDNFDGETVFYVRDDGAGFDPQNVGRLFSAFQRLHGTEEFPGTGIGLTTVQRIIQRHGGRIWADGAVEKGATFYFTIPSRGQ is encoded by the coding sequence ATGGTTGGCCATCGTCTGGATGGTGAACCCCTGCCTGCCGAGGTGTCGTTGTCGCAGTATGAAATCAATGGGAAGCACTACTTGCTGGTAAACATTGTGGACATTACGGCGCGCAAGCATGCCGAAGCGGAAATCAATCGACTTAATGTGGACTTGGAAAAACGTGTGACGGAACGCACCGCGGAACTGGCCGCGGCCAATCGGGAATTGGAGACCTTCAGCTATTCTGCCTCCCACGACCTGCGGTCGCCACTCCGCACCATCGACGGATTCAGCAAGCTCTTAAAGGAGGAATATGCGGCCAGGCTCGATTCCGAAGCCTGCGATTACCTCAATTATATCTGCACAGCCGCGGAGCGAATGGACCTGCTCATCCGGGGGTTGCTCAATCTCTCGCACATCACTCGCTCGCGGATTCAACGCCGGCCTGTCGACCTAAGTGCCATGGCGAACACCATCGCCAGGGAATTGCAGGAGTCCGAGCCGCAACGGGTGGCCCGGTTTGTGATTGCCCCCGGCCTCAGCGCAGAAGGAGATCCGGACCTTCTACGCTCGGTTTTGCAAAATTTGCTCGGCAACGCCTGGAAATATACCAGTAAACATCGGCAGGCGAGGATTGAATTTGGCACCGACAATTTCGATGGCGAGACCGTATTTTATGTGCGCGATGATGGTGCCGGGTTTGACCCTCAGAATGTGGGCAGGCTCTTTAGCGCATTCCAACGCCTGCACGGAACTGAGGAATTTCCCGGCACTGGTATCGGTCTCACTACCGTGCAACGAATCATCCAACGTCACGGTGGGCG
- a CDS encoding PAS domain S-box protein — MSLSEERYQSLGIATGQIVWVMDALGNMTDDQSNTTWRTFTGQTREEARGFGWMNALHPDDRERVARIYAQAIKTRSVYDAEYRLRRHDGKYRSVCARGVPVLTEDGKISEWVGSCLDITERKRVEEELHYKTAFLEAQVHHSIDGILVVNSQGKKILQNQRISDMWEIPQSIADDPDDKVQIRFVMNQVRYPEQFVEKVNYLYSHPNEVSRDEIELKNGKVFDRYSSPVIDRNGKHYGRIWTFRDVTERRRAEEALRESRQELNEAQRLARVGSWVWEPETDVVTWSEELYRMVGRDPASPAPSFREQSRQFTAESWKRLTAVAERALQSGAAYELELEMIRSDNQRIWVIARGEAQRDVNGTIVRLRGTVQDITERKRVDEALRKAHGEMEQRVEERTHELKIANEQLKQTNRLFHILSECNQHVVRAVSEADLMFGICRIIVDIGGYPSVWIGFAEDDHGKTVRPVAQRGFEDGYLNTLRVTWADTEMGWGPAATAIRSGQPHIVEDIQTSVRFAPWRADAMRRGYASAIGLPLAGNGRVFGALVIYAMTPDAFHAREVGVLMELASDLAYGIMAMRGREERRQAEEQVRRLAELQSAILNNTTYTVISTNAQGIITSINPAGERALGYSAEECVGKVTPTVFHHPDEMAERARIFSAELGIPIEPGFEVFVARARRNLPNEYEWLYRRKDGSSFPVLLSVTALRDSQGSIMGFLGLANDITERKRAEEALRESRQELSEAQRIAKVGNWTWDPETDRVTWSEELYRISGLDPAMPTPSYRELQRHYTPQGWERLNAAVEQALQRGTPYELDLEFIRDNGERGWIIARGEAQRDATGRIVKLRGTAQDITDRKRGEEALSESRHELTEAQRIAKVGNWSWDPELDVVTWSEELCRINGRDPASSPPKFSELQTVYTAESLQRLRPFVERALQTGMPYELELEMIRADGGRAWVTTRGEAQRAPDGRIVKLRGTVQDNTERKQAEEALYRSEQKFETIFRGSPVALCVSELETGRLIEINEALLRLMHGTSFDQMVGHTSLEIGNDLSGGAAKNAGCLGSHRPMWIASRWLAIVWMVNPCLPRCRCRSMKSMGSTTCW; from the coding sequence ATGAGTCTCAGTGAAGAGCGCTATCAGTCGCTGGGCATCGCGACCGGGCAGATCGTCTGGGTCATGGATGCTTTGGGCAACATGACTGATGACCAATCCAATACCACCTGGCGGACATTCACCGGACAGACCAGGGAAGAGGCCAGAGGTTTTGGCTGGATGAATGCTTTGCACCCCGATGACCGTGAGCGCGTCGCAAGGATTTACGCGCAAGCCATCAAGACGCGCTCCGTCTATGATGCGGAATACCGTTTACGACGGCACGACGGCAAATATCGCTCCGTCTGCGCGCGAGGTGTCCCGGTATTAACCGAGGATGGCAAAATCAGCGAATGGGTTGGCAGTTGCCTGGACATCACCGAACGCAAGCGGGTGGAGGAAGAGCTACATTACAAGACAGCCTTTCTTGAAGCCCAGGTGCACCATTCCATCGACGGGATTCTGGTCGTCAACAGCCAGGGGAAAAAAATTCTCCAAAATCAGCGAATAAGCGATATGTGGGAAATTCCCCAGTCGATTGCCGATGATCCCGATGACAAGGTCCAGATCCGGTTCGTTATGAACCAGGTCAGGTATCCGGAACAGTTCGTCGAAAAGGTCAATTACCTTTATTCCCACCCGAACGAAGTGAGCCGAGATGAAATCGAGCTGAAAAACGGCAAGGTGTTCGATCGATATTCCTCCCCCGTTATTGACAGAAACGGAAAACACTACGGTCGAATCTGGACCTTCCGCGACGTCACCGAGCGCCGGCGGGCGGAGGAAGCGTTACGCGAGAGCAGACAGGAACTCAACGAGGCACAGCGCCTTGCCCGAGTGGGTAGTTGGGTGTGGGAGCCGGAGACCGATGTTGTAACCTGGTCGGAAGAGCTGTACCGAATGGTTGGTCGCGATCCAGCCTCGCCCGCCCCCAGTTTCCGGGAACAATCCCGCCAATTCACCGCTGAAAGCTGGAAGCGACTGACTGCAGTGGCGGAAAGGGCCTTGCAAAGCGGCGCGGCTTATGAACTCGAGTTGGAGATGATCCGCAGCGATAACCAGCGGATATGGGTCATCGCTCGTGGCGAGGCGCAACGCGATGTCAATGGCACGATCGTGAGACTGCGAGGCACAGTTCAGGACATCACCGAACGCAAGCGGGTGGACGAGGCATTGCGAAAAGCCCACGGTGAGATGGAGCAACGAGTGGAGGAACGAACTCACGAACTTAAAATCGCCAATGAACAACTAAAGCAGACCAACCGCCTCTTCCACATCCTCAGCGAATGCAACCAGCATGTGGTTCGCGCCGTCAGCGAAGCTGATCTCATGTTTGGCATCTGCCGCATTATCGTCGATATAGGAGGTTACCCCTCTGTTTGGATTGGTTTTGCTGAAGATGATCACGGCAAGACGGTGCGTCCGGTTGCTCAACGTGGCTTCGAGGATGGATATTTAAACACCCTCAGGGTTACGTGGGCTGACACTGAAATGGGATGGGGTCCCGCCGCGACTGCAATACGTTCGGGCCAGCCCCATATTGTTGAAGATATCCAAACATCCGTTAGATTCGCGCCTTGGAGAGCAGACGCGATGCGGCGCGGTTATGCCTCTGCCATCGGACTGCCTCTGGCTGGCAATGGCCGGGTATTTGGCGCTTTAGTTATTTATGCCATGACGCCGGATGCGTTCCATGCCCGGGAAGTGGGCGTTTTGATGGAGCTCGCCAGTGATCTGGCATATGGCATTATGGCCATGCGCGGACGGGAGGAACGCCGGCAAGCCGAAGAACAGGTGCGTCGCCTGGCAGAGCTCCAAAGCGCCATTCTCAATAACACGACCTACACCGTAATCTCAACCAACGCGCAGGGAATTATTACCAGCATCAACCCCGCCGGGGAACGGGCACTGGGTTATTCCGCTGAAGAGTGTGTCGGTAAAGTAACGCCCACCGTTTTCCACCATCCGGATGAAATGGCTGAACGCGCCAGAATTTTTTCAGCAGAACTTGGTATTCCAATAGAGCCCGGGTTTGAGGTTTTTGTTGCCCGTGCGCGGCGCAACTTGCCCAATGAATACGAATGGTTGTACCGTCGCAAGGACGGCTCCTCCTTTCCCGTCCTGCTTTCCGTGACCGCTCTGCGCGATTCGCAAGGGAGTATTATGGGCTTCCTCGGCCTTGCCAACGACATCACCGAACGCAAACGGGCTGAAGAAGCATTGCGGGAGAGCAGACAGGAACTGAGTGAGGCACAACGGATCGCCAAGGTCGGCAATTGGACGTGGGATCCGGAGACTGATCGTGTCACCTGGTCGGAAGAGTTATATCGCATCTCTGGCCTGGATCCGGCGATGCCCACTCCCAGTTACAGGGAACTACAACGCCATTACACTCCTCAAGGCTGGGAACGGCTCAATGCGGCGGTGGAACAAGCCCTGCAAAGAGGAACACCGTACGAACTAGATCTGGAGTTTATCCGTGATAACGGCGAAAGAGGATGGATAATTGCTCGTGGAGAAGCGCAGCGGGACGCCACTGGTCGAATCGTAAAATTGCGCGGCACCGCTCAAGACATCACCGATCGCAAACGGGGCGAGGAAGCCCTGAGCGAGAGCAGGCACGAACTGACTGAAGCCCAACGTATTGCCAAGGTGGGCAACTGGTCGTGGGATCCGGAGCTTGACGTTGTAACCTGGTCAGAAGAGTTGTGCAGAATCAATGGGCGCGATCCGGCGTCCTCCCCGCCAAAATTCAGTGAATTGCAAACGGTATATACTGCAGAGAGCCTGCAGCGCCTCCGGCCGTTTGTCGAACGAGCCTTGCAAACAGGAATGCCTTATGAACTTGAGCTGGAGATGATTCGCGCCGACGGCGGGCGGGCCTGGGTTACGACCCGCGGCGAAGCGCAACGCGCTCCCGATGGCCGGATTGTGAAGCTGCGCGGCACCGTCCAGGACAACACTGAACGCAAGCAGGCCGAGGAGGCGCTTTACCGTTCCGAGCAAAAGTTCGAGACTATTTTCCGGGGAAGTCCGGTGGCGCTCTGCGTAAGCGAGCTTGAAACCGGCCGCCTCATTGAAATCAACGAGGCTCTGCTGCGGCTCATGCATGGCACTTCCTTCGATCAAATGGTGGGTCATACCTCCTTGGAAATCGGGAATGATCTCTCTGGAGGAGCGGCAAAAAATGCTGGATGCCTTGGCTCGCACCGGCCCATGTGGATCGCCTCGAGATGGTTGGCCATCGTCTGGATGGTGAACCCCTGCCTGCCGAGGTGTCGTTGTCGCAGTATGAAATCAATGGGAAGCACTACTTGCTGGTAA